One Pecten maximus chromosome 16, xPecMax1.1, whole genome shotgun sequence DNA window includes the following coding sequences:
- the LOC117344943 gene encoding leucine-, glutamate- and lysine-rich protein 1-like, whose protein sequence is MKTKMSEGKPEDADGDPGRFEHYHPQHPLPEGIRKMEHDDTVCKYCGVSYLIHNEIKAMEEKLKKTIAEMEHYRGSMEREKQLRIDYDRLMGETKELRENSKNMDNVISSLRSSLKNEEELSGHLRLQNQNLQGELDRTKTERESYRLKFSIFEERLPYIKSQLTAQRQVVTDVHTFVEDRDAKFQTELQLLQKNIIEKYQSEHKGMSSLQEQIEKLEAEKSESSMQSTMMTEKVRRQEKELKSLSNVRDENSKLQQKCDGLEISIKDIRQQLEDAVSTSRQLNLESQQFKDSLRNKTQEIEDLTAQSRRKEQNTEMALQKLQNDLKKKDIEVMTLYKEMKTMESRFKEQKMKEEEIHRKATLTVSETRELKNILAKAEEEIDQLKGERESMILSHQNRIEQLRESFKQKMYEAESWPEKLEEMLQKERAKHVASLKSMEERLKENFVLEIKIEKEKYQELLGKYQNSNKDHEAILKAQLNSLESKYRSEIRDLQKFLSDTKERAKDSEDSLRKEVQSLKSIIQDLENRLGRLDSGNEEMIYTLKQQLKETHQELGDTRQQIEEQAGQLKTAKEENAFLQETVRKECEERFELMEKFSEAKEELLQLKKPSGGYSSLNSSRNSSAANLKRSGSFNTPKPSPPEEGLSRRDSEGSSPTKTKTPSAPPNRDSGPSTNNELTFGGEAAKTPGRLKGNSLAENRRRIAQILGRREK, encoded by the exons atgaaaacaaaaatgtcggAGGGCAAACCTGAGGATGCCGATGGTGATCCTGGAAGGTTTGAGCATTACCATCCACAGCATCCGCTACCAGAGGGCATACGGAAGATGGAGCATGACGATACAGTATGTAAGTACTGTGGAGTGAGTTACCTCATCCACAACGAAATTAAAGCCATGGAAGAAAAGTTAAAGAAGACCATTGCCGAGATGGAACATTACCGAGGCAGTATGGAGAGAGAGAAACAACTGAGGATCGATTATGACAGACTGATGGGAGAAACCAAGGAACTTCGAGAAAATTCAAAAAACATGGACAATGT aATATCCTCACTAAGAAGTTCCTTGAAGAATGAAGAAGAATTATCAGGGCACTTACGGTTACAGAATCAGAACTTACAGGGCGAGTTAGATAGGACCAAAACTGAGAGGGAAAGTTACAG ATTAAAATTTTCCATATTTGAGGAGCGATTGCCTTACATTAAGTCTCAGCTGACCGCCCAAAGACAAGTTGTGACAGACGTACACACGTTTGTAGAGGATAGAGACGCAAAATTCCAAACAGAATTACAACTTCTACAGAAAAATATTATTGAGAAGTACCAGTCCGAACATAAAG GAATGTCCTCACTTCAGGAACAGATTGAGAAATTAGAAGCTGAAAAATCAGAATCTTCTATGCAGTCAACAATGATGACAGAGAAAGTCCGGCGCCAGGAGAAAGAACTTAAATCTCTGTCAAATGTCCGTGACGAAAACTCAAAACTACAGCAAAAATGTGACGGCTTAGAAATCTCAATCAAAG ATATCAGACAACAGTTGGAGGACGCCGTATCAACGAGTCGACAGCTGAACCTTGAAAGTCAACAATTTAAAGACAGCTTGAG AAACAAAACCCAGGAGATTGAGGATTTAACTGCACAGTCCCGAAGGAAGGAACAGAATACAGAAATGGCCCTACAGAA ACTTCAGAATGACttaaaaaagaaagatattgaagtgatgacattgtacaagGAAATGAAGACGATGGAGTCGAGATTTAAAGAACAGAAGATGAAAGAGGAGGAGATTCATAGAAAAGCTACCCTCACTGTCT cGGAAACAAGAGAATTGAAGAATATTTTAGCCAAAGCCGAAGAAGAGATTGACCAACTAAAAGGAGAGAG AGAGTCCATGATTTTATCCCATCAAAACCGGATAGAACAGTTACGAGAAAGTTTTAAACAGAAGATGTATGAGGCAGAGTCCTGGCCGGAAAAG CTGGAGGAGATGCTGCAGAAAGAACGGGCAAAACATGTGGCATCGTTAAAATCTATGGAGGAGAGACTGAAGGAGAACTTTGTCCTG gAAATCAagattgaaaaagaaaaatatcaagAACTGTTAGGAAAATACCAGAATTCTAACAAAGATCACGAAGCTATT TTGAAGGCTCAGTTGAACTCATTGGAGAGTAAATATCGGTCTGAGATTCGGGATCTTCAAAAGTTCCTGTCAGACACCAAAGAACGGGCTAAAGACAGCGAGGACTCTCTGCGAAAGGAAGTCCAGAGTCTAAAGTCTATCATACAGGATCTGGAGAACAGATTAG GTCGTTTGGACTCAGGAAACGAGGAAATGATTTATACACTGAAACAACAACTGAAGGAGACACACCAGGAGTTGGGGGACACCAGGCAGCAGATAGAAGAACAGGCAGGCCAGCTAAAGACAGCAAAGGAGGag AATGCTTTCCTCCAAGAGACAGTGAGGAAGGAATGTGAGGAAAGATTTGAGTTGATGGAGAAGTTTAGCGAGGCTAAGGAAGAACTCCTGCAGCTGAAGAAACCATCTG GTGGATATTCTTCACTTAACTCATCTCGGAACTCTTCAGCTGCGAATCTGAAGAGATCAGGAAGTTTCAACACTCCAAAGCCCAGCCCACCTGAGGAAGGGCTTTCCCGAAGGGACAGTGAGGGCTCAAGCCCTACTAAGACCAAAACCCCTTCAGCACCTCCTAATAGGGATTCTGGTCCGAGTACAAACAATGAATTAACTTTTGGTGGGGAAGCAGCAAAAACTCCGGGACGATTAAAGGGCAACTCTCTCGCGGAGAATCGTCGCAGAATAGCACAAATACTTGGACGCAGGGAAAAATAG
- the LOC117344793 gene encoding DNA-directed RNA polymerase II subunit RPB1-like — MLHQRYLPTVPPNGTTNGTTKRYLQTVPPNGTTQRYFPTVPPDGTTQRYHPTVLPNGTTQRYHPRVHPTVPPNGTNQRYQPTVPPNSTTQWYHPTVPPNGTTQQYHPTVPPNGTTQRYHPTVPPNGTIQQYHPTVPSNSTTQQYHPTVPPNGTTQRYHPTVPSNSTTQRYHPTVPPNSTTQRYHPTIPPNGPSNGTTQRYQPTVPPNSTTKRYHPTIPSNSTIQQYHPTVPPNGTTQQYHPTVHPTVPPNSTTQQYYPTVTPSSTTQR, encoded by the coding sequence ATGCTTCATCAACGGTACCTCCCAACGGTACCACCAAACGGTACCACCAACGGTACCACCAAACGGTACCTCCAGACGGTACCACCCAACGGTACCACCCAACGGTACTTCCCAACGGTACCTCCAGACGGTACCACCCAACGGTACCATCCAACAGTACTACCCAACGGTACCACCCAACGGTACCACCCAAGGGTCCATCCAACGGTACCACCCAACGGTACCAACCAACGGTACCAACCAACGGTACCACCCAACAGTACCACCCAATGGTACCACCCGACGGTACCACCTAACGGTACCACCCAACAGTACCACCCAACAGTACCACCAAACGGTACCACCCAACGATACCACCCAACAGTACCACCAAACGGTACCATCCAACAGTACCACCCAACGGTACCATCCAACAGTACCACCCAACAGTACCACCCAACAGTACCACCAAACGGTACCACCCAACGATACCACCCAACAGTACCATCCAACAGTACCACCCAACGGTACCATCCAACAGTACCACCCAACAGTACTACCCAACGGTACCACCCAACGATACCACCCAACGGTCCATCCAACGGTACCACCCAACGGTACCAACCAACAGTACCACCCAACAGTACCACCAAACGGTACCACCCAACGATACCATCCAACAGTACCATCCAACAGTACCACCCAACGGTACCACCCAACGGTACCACCCAACAGTACCACCCAACGGTCCATCCAACGGTACCACCCAACAGTACCACCCAGCAGTACTACCCAACGGTAACACCCAGCAGTACCACCCAACGGTAA